The genomic interval AACTCTAAAAGTTGTCAAGAAATAATCCTATAATATTAATAAACAAAATGATAGCATATGACAAGCAAATGATTAAAACATGGTTCCGACTACTATAAAACACCTCATTAATCACCTCAAGGCACTATCCAATCTTATCAACAACACCAATTCAAAAAAGCTATCTTGAAATTCAAGTAAaacctacaaaaaaaaaaataaaaaaaatagaagcaaATGCATCAAATACAGAAGAGGCTTTTGAAGTGAAATTTGAGTAATGAATAGCCACACTTAAGGTTTCCAGTTCAAACATGGGCGACGccatgtgttttatttttactctGCCTGTGACGAACCAGTTATAgctggtcccaagcccggataaaagaGGAGGGATGCATTAGGTTGTAAGCTAgcattaaaactatgacaaatattcaatgaatagtCACACTTCAAAGCAAAAAGAAAACGAGAAGTAATCAATTTTTTTGAATCAAAAGGAGGTAAAATAATAGGTTGCAATAGCCAACAACAAGTGGTTGAAAGTGTAATAGTAAGAGTAAAGTTATAGACCAGCTAACAAGAACatatttaaattaaacaaattatgTTTGAAGAATGAATCACACAGTAATTACcttaaatatttgatttttagGGCAAACCAATATCCTTCCAAGTAATCATGGACTATTGTCGTAATTCAGTTGCTCAAGGAATGTTATGAATGTTAGTAACATAGGGGAAGGTACTAATAAAATTCAGGTGATAATAAAAACTTGAAAAACATAGAAGATCTTCTTTTTAACCCATCCAGCACAATGCTCCTGAAAACAAATTGACCCAATTGCAttgattcaaaattttcaaattctcATTCCAAATGTTTTTCTACAATCATACATAACATATGTCAAAAACAGAACAAATACTATTTCATTTATAATCTTTGTAGCCACTTGCTGCTAACGGTTCagatattatttattaatatcagGGATTCACGGCAGTATAACATGAAAGTAACTAATGCATGTCAATTAATACTTGGTATATAGAAAGCATCAGCTGTCAACCAAATGAACTTGAGTAATTAGACCTATGTAGTATATAAATCTGGCATTGCCAAGACctaaatcataattttataaCTCATCAACAAGGACATCCCAAGTAAATGAGACTACTTTCTATAGTAGTTGtatcttccctcttttccttcaATTTTTAGTTGATGTTATGGGGTTATAATAAGCATTCAAAGAGAAAATAGTATGTCATTCTAAATTCTTAGGTTGAAGTTACTGGAAACTATCAAGACAAATGCATGAATCTCCTTTTCATTGAAATAAAGGAGTTAAACTGAAAAGATACAGAGTTCTTATGTTGAATTTACTTGAAAGGTATCAAGCAAGTTGTGTGATGATCATTCACTGAAATACTGGAACTCAACTACAAGGATCAAGAGTTTTCACAATAGCGTGTGAGTGCATGTGCAGTTCTTATCAAAAATCATTTGAGATTAATTATATTCATACTAATATGTCTTTTTTAAATGGAGATATATATGAAGAAGTGTATATAAATTTTTCTCCAAAGTTCTTCTCGAGTTCTTCAGGGTATATCTTCTCTCTGGTTTTCTATACTTCTGTCCATCCctcttttcatatttatttattcctaCTCTTCATCATCACTTATGTATTAACTATCACAAATAACAAATTCTACAACATGTTTATTAATTTGCATAGACGATGAGCACGTTGACATTACTTTTCAAAGATTCTGTCAGTTACCATCACATTTCCCAAGACCTTCCCAATTTCCTAGGTCCGAACTAAAACATCCACAGCAATTAATAGTTTCTTTATATAACAATAATGTGTTAAGAAAGGAATGCCACAAGTTATCTGATTTCTCATTTTGTGTACAAGCAACTATTCCCCCTGTATCATCCAATAACTTGTTCGAACAATAAGTTTACTTCTTCCAAAATTATCACAGAGATAAGACGAAGAAATGAAAACACATCCTCTGCCAACCTTACGCCATATCCTCATGCATGTTGATACGGTGCATATTTATAGGGTCGATAAGATGATGTGGTTATGAGCCAAGGTCAtaagagggtcagaagtcaagctgacctgGAGGTCAAGaatgtcagaagtcaagcctccgtggccggtCAGAAATCAGACGGACATGGAGGTCAAGAagatcagaagtcaagcctccgtggccggtCAGAAATCAGGTGGACGTGGAGGTCaaggaggtcagaagtcaagctttcATGACCGGTCAGAAATCAagctgacgtggaggtcaaaagtcaagcttacgtggacagGGTCGAAGTGTCAGTAGATGGGACGGTCAAAAGATGAGATTATACGCCGGACAAGGACCAGCCCTGATAGTGGTCAAGTATCATACCCATGGGGCAGGTCGGGAAGTACTAGTCATGGATAGCAGCGGATAtaaacaggtctggacacagacctgacGTGCAGGTCGGGAAGTACTAGTCATGGATAGCAGCGGATAtaaacaggtctggacacagacctgacgtgcaggtcgggacatccaaaccAAGGATCACAGGTATACatgcaggtctggacacagacctgtCGTACAGGTCGGGAAGTACTATCCATAGATAGCAGGGGATATATGCAGGTCTAGATACAGACCTGGTTTACAAGtcaggacgtacaagccatggatagcagtaaaTAGTAAACAGGTCTGGACATAGACCTAGCGTGCAAGTCGGGACGTACAAACCATGAATAGCAGTAAACAGTAAACAGGTCTGGATATAGACCTGGCGTGTAGGTCGAGACATCCAGGCCAAGGATAACAGGTATACatgcaggtctggacacagacctggtttacaggtcaggacgtacaagccatggatagcagtaaaCAGTAAACAGGTCTGGACATAGACCTAACGTGCAGGTCGAgacatacaagccatggatagcagtaaacagtaaacaggtcgggacacagacctgtCTTGCAGGTAGGGAAGTGCcaaccatggataacagtagctAGAAGCAGGTCTAGACATAGACCTAGTTTGCAGATCAGGATGTACAGACCATGGATAGAAGATGACAAAGGCGGGTCGGGATACAAGCTTAACACAGATCGGGACATACAAGTTGGATAATAGTATATAAAAGCAGGGCGAGTACAGATCTTGGAATGCAGACTCGTCGTTCAGACGCTATAGGacaaacaagccaaggaatcgtaaccgcttgtcagagaatgtcagagaacAATCAGGTTGTTAGGGAATATGTTAATAGTTGGGTCGCGCTATGCCTTCGGTTTTGCCGCCAGCCTATCAGGAAGAGCCACGTGTCAGTCACtgtcagacaaagcctgacagccgacattccctgacacttgcCAAGTCCCAGATGCAGCCGTTGCAGTATAATAAGGGaggctttgtcccttatgcaggtacgttcactcatcatttctcactagtctttacttttcgttctttctctgtgatttctggggaaaaaggacctgacttgagcgtcggagggcctgacccggggactttttccttggtttctgatctctaacgactcgtggactggtctgagtgtgcgcagagcaacAACATTATCTTCCTGGTCATCTTTCTTCGTCAGCCACCCGTGTGAACCTTTCCAGGGGGGTACCCGGTAGAACCAACTCCTCAGCGACTTTCCATCAACTTCCAGTacaacaaggcccgccttcatccgactcagcttccagacaggatcaaatttggtggcgtctgtgggaacacaacaacctgttccggaacgtgaagatggaggagtctAGCCACATTAATGTAACTATGACCGCCGGAGAGTACGAACTCTTCAAGGAGGCTAAGAGGCGAGCAGCTCCGAGAAACAAGCGACTGTCTCTAGACCGCGTCAAGCTCCTGCTGAGGCTTCTAAGGAGCCCCTTCCTGTTTCTGATCGGGGTTCTAAGAGAAAACAGCCTGAGGCATTTCCTCAGGATCCTTATCGTGAGCCAGGTGTTGGGTATTATCAACCAGAGCCCCAGGGCCATAGCCTCAAGAAAGAGCAGTCTCTAGCCTCCATGGCTGAGAATTCCTTGCCATGAGACTCGAAGAAGGGGAAGGCCCTTATCGTGTCAGAGGTATTCCCGAAAGATCCTGACGAGAGAGTACCTTTCTCGGCCAGGATCTTGAATGAAAGATTGCCTAAAGGCTACAGAACCCCGTCGATCGGAAAATATGACGGGAGTaaggacccggaagagcaccTATGAAAATTCAAAAATGTAGCCCTGCTACATCAATATAGTGATGCTGTCAAGTGTAGAGTCTTCTTGAATACTCTAGCTGGCTCGGCATTAAAGTGGTTTGATGGGCTACCTCAAGGGTCCATCACCTGTTTTCTGGACTTCAAGACGACCTTTCTGCGTCGATTTGCTAATAGTAAGAAATATCAGAAGACAGATCACTATCTCTTCGCTCTGAAGTAAGGGCCAACCGAGTccttaagaagttatatcaatcgcttcaatcaagtggccgAGGATGTTCCCACCGCCACTTCGGAGATTTTAATGAGCGTCTTTTCTCATGGATTGGGAGAGggagaattcttcagagatctcattAAAAATTCCGCTCGGAATTTTtatgagatggtggaaaaagctgTCTCCTATATCaaagtggaagaagcacaagcggcTCGGAGGAAAGCCGAAAGACCACCTCCCTCTACCAACAAGCCGGAGAGAAGAGTGCCTCAACCACCCCCTCAACCTCTACCGCGCGCTCGGGAAGCCAGACCTACTTTCCAGCCCGGGCCGGAAATCAGACCCGCACCCGAGTTGCTGCTGTGCATGCCCCCCGACCAGGACCGTGGAACAATCGGTATTGCACTTATCATCGGTCTCGAACTCATGATACTAATCACTGTTTTCAGTTTGCTCAGGATTCCAAACGGGCTGCCGAGATAGGCTTACCACCGCCCGAGCTTGCCCCTCAGTTAATCAAGATGATGGAAGAGCAACGAGCCATAGCAGGACAGGCCGGGCAGTCTTGTCCCGACCTAGTAGGACCTAGTACTCATCAACCCGGTCGGGGAAAGGAGCCAGAAGGATCACGGGAGGCTGAGAATAGAGGTAATGCCATCGTCAGAGAGATTGGCATAATCTCTGGTGGGCCAACTGATGGTGATTCGGGAAGAGCGCGCAAGTCACATGATCGCCGCTTGGAGGTTCACGCTGTTAGGTGCAGTCAAGAGCAGGCTACTGGCCCTGTTATCAACTTCGGGCCTGCAGACCTGGAAGGTCTGGAgttacctcatgatgatgccctcatcatcaaagccatcATTGCCAATAGCTGAGTGGCTCAGATTTTTGTtgacaccgggagctcggtcaatattctaTTCAGAACCgcattcgaggagatgcagatcgatGCTACTGAACTCCAGCCGGTGGCCACATCTCTATATGGATTTACAGGCAATGAGGTGAAGCccatgggtcagattaagctggccatatcttTGGGCACCGAGCCGTTGGTGCGCACGaggaggagcacttttatagtggtggacTCTCCTTCTTCTTATAATGTTATTTTGGGAAGGCCTgccctgcatgaatttagggTTTGTGTGTCAACTTTctatcaaaaaatcaaattccccGTGGGTGTGCAGGTCGGAGAAGTTAAAGGAGAACAAAGGATCTCTCGTTGATGTTATATCGATATGGTTCGGGTGGAGGCCCGAAAAAATCAAAGGATGCAAGACGGAGGTGTCCATGCTGTTCAAGAAGAGCCTTCGCTTATGGCTGAAgagcctatcccttgggaagaGGTACAACTACACGCCGAGCGACCCGAAAGTCTGACCCGTGTGGCAAGCGACCTTCCTTCTCCCCTCAAGGAAGAGTTAATTCAATGCTTGATTCGTAACCgggacgtcttcgcctggtctacAGAGGAGTTACCTGGGGTCAGGCCAGAGGTAGCCGAGCATAAATTACATCTACTACCAGACTCCAGacctgtcaagcaaaagaaaaggaactTCTCAGCTGACCAGAACAAAATAATCAGAGCCGAAGAGGACCAGCTCAGAAAGGCAGGCCATGTtcgagaagtgcagttcccgtCCTGGCTCTCGAATGTGGTTTTAGTGAAGAAGCCCAATAATAAATGGAGGGTGTGTATAGATTTCCGAGACCTCAACCGAGCTAGTCCCAAAGATTGCTATCCTCTACaccggattgatcaaatggtggactccacagccggttgcgagaggatttgcatgctggatgcatatcaagggtatcatcagatacctttagcggtggaggaccaagaaaatgttagcttcattacggctgatggtactttctgttatactgtcatgtCCTTCGGTCTCAGGAACGCCGGAGCCACATACCAAagaatgatggacaaaatcttctGGGAGCAGATCAGACGCaatgtggaggtttatgtggacGATATACTTATCAAGTCCCCTTTAGCCGTGAATCTGATTAAAgatgtaaaaaaaaaacatgtaggACTCTCTGGCAATATGGGCTAAAGCTGAACCCCTTGAAGTGCCTGTTTGGAGCtaagggaggaaaattcttgggctACCTAGTGgccgagcggggaatagaagtCAATCTAGAGAAGGTTCAGGCGCTACGGGATATGTAGCCTCCTCAAAATTTGAAGGAAACTCAAAAGCTGGTCGGCAGAATAACAACCCTGTTAAGATTCATTTCCAAATCTGCAGACCGGGCTGCTCCTTTCTTTAAAGTGCTCAGGAAGCcttccaaattccaatgggatgaagactGTACTCGagcttttgaggagctgaagaagtACTTGGAGGCTTTGCCATCTTTATTTAAGCCAGTTGTTGGGGAACCCTTATGGGTCTACTTATCTGCCACCCCCGAGGCCGTAGGGGCTGTGCTTGTTAAGGAGcatgacaatgtacaacggccagtatatttcttcagtcatctattaaaaggggTCGAGGTTCGGTACACAGCCCTAGAGAAGTTGATTTACGGATTGGTCCTTATGGCTCAGCGGTTAAGACCCTATTTTCTATCGCATCCTATCACGGTTctgaccaatagcaccatgggaatAGCGCTAACTAATGTAGAAGTTGTaggtcggcttatcaagtgggcagctaagttgggagaatatgacatacagtattaGCCGCGCACCGCCATTAAGGCGCAGGCCTTAgcagatttcttaacagaaattCATCAGACCAATTCTGAAGAAACCTGGAAGGTCTACGTGAATGGATCGGCTAATCACCAGGGAAGCGGGGTTGGGGTCTTGGTAATATCTCCCCAAGGAGATATACTCCAATTGGCAGTTCGATTGAATTTCTGAGCCacgaataatgaggcagaatatgaggcctTGTTGGCAGGACTACAAGCAGCCCGGTACGTAGGGGCAGCCCGGGTAATCATTTATTCAGATTCACAGCTGGTAACTCAGCAAGTGACTGgcaactttatgataaattgtgataaattaCAAGTGTACCGGGAAGCCAATGAGAGGATGAAGGAGGAATTTGCAGAGGTCACTGTAACCAAGATACCTAGGTCAGAAAATGAGAGGGCAGATGAGCTAGCAAAGATGGCCAGTTCCTTAACCACTTGGGTGTTGGACCGGTCAACAATACAAACTTTTCtgatagctcagatagatctgcAAAATAATAGAGAATcaactattgattggcgggcGCCCATGATCAACTATCTCAGGCAAGGTAtcttaccgaccgatccagaagagTCACGGCTGATCAGGAAGCAAGTTcatgcttatgtcatgatcggagatcagctctacaagaggtcCTTCTCTAGACCCTTACTCAAATGCTTGGGTATAGAGGAGGTCGATCAGGCCTTgcgagaaatacatctgggatgcTGTGGCAATCATGTAGGCGGACGGACCTTATCTCGCAAAGTACTcctggccgggtatttttggcctaccTTACAAAGAGATGCTCACAAATTGGTAAATACCTGCCTGTcctgtcagaaacatcaaaacttaacacATCGTCCTACGGCTCTGCTAAAAAcatctatagtctcatgtccttttgatcaatggggcatggatattgtgggaccatttccaatggcaCCAGGTCAAAGACgtttcttattggtggcggtggattatttttctaagtgggtggaagcagaGGCCTTAGCCCGGATCACAGAAGATGCCGTCATTCAATTCCTATGGAGGAACATTCTTTGCAGATTTGGTGTTCCTCACAAACTGGTGTCagacaatggaaggcaatttcaaggacaaAAAATCCAGGACTGGTGCAAGGGGTTTGGCATAATGCAGGCCTTCACTTCAGTAGCATAtccacaaagcaatggtcagaccgaggtggTCAACAGAGAAATAGTACGAGGTCTGAAGGTTAAGCTGGATCATGTGGGAGGCAATTGGGTAGAAAAACTGTCAAGCATTCTGTGAGCCTATCGTACAACACCtcgagaaagtacaggtctgacacccttCCACCTGGTTTATGGCAATGAAGCAATCGTACCCATAGAAATTGGAGTGCCCTCAGTCAGGCGGATATTATATGATGAAGGAAACACAGAGCGGTGGTTGGCTGAGCTGGATCTTATTAGCGAAACCCGTGACAGAACTGCGGCTCGGCTGGAGGCTTATCGACAGAgtatgagacaaaattataacaaaagagtgatTCCTCGATTCTTTGGAGAAGGAGATCTGGTCTGAAAGCAAATCAAGCCCATGGGGGGCGTGACCAAGCTAGCACCTCAGTGGGACGAGCCTTACAAAGTCATCAAAAAATTAGCATCCGGagcttattatttacaagatgatCGAGGCAAGAagttagatcgaccatggagcactAACTACTTGAGACCATATAGAGTCTGAAGGAGTGTACAAAGAAGAGTAAGCCGAGTTGTAAGCCGAGCTGTCACCTAATTGACAGACTGGGTAAAAGGCAGATCGAATAGAGCGATGCGGGGATATGAAAGCAGAAACTGTATGTCCTAATATTCCTTTCAGCCAGCTAAGAAATTTTGGCAAAAATAAAACTTAGAATGCAAGTGGAAAAATAACAAAGTGCTTTACAAGAATTTCAGGAGCCAAGAAACTGGAAAAATAACAAAGTCATTATATACAAGTAGCCAAGAAAGATCACTTGAAAGGAGCGAAAATTTCATCTGGGATCTCTTTAAGGATCCGGTCATGATCTAAAAATTCAGGAGGAGGAGCTGActtcaaatagtcttgttcataaAGTTGACGCAGAGCCCCGGCCGCACCATAAATAACAGAGGTGGAGAAGCGCTGCCCTGCTTGGGTACAGAATTCTGGAGAACGCAGGTACAGAGCGCGGCTCTGTTGGCAGCGGTCATTCTCTCCTTCTTTATAAAGGGCCAGGGATGTCGATGCTCCATCTGCAGTAGCCCGAGTCTGAGCCAGTTCATTTCGGGCATCCAATAGTTCTGCTGCTTGGGATGTCAGTTGGGCTGCTtggaattttaatttcttttcatgTTCTTGGGCTAAAGTTTCGGCGGCTCTCAGCTTCTGGGTCAGTTGATCAATAGCCCGCTGATGCTCTAAAGCTTGTTGGTCCATGCTCTGCTGGTGCACAATATCGACTTGGCTTTTCTCTTCCTTGAGACCTTTAAGTTCATGGTGGGCCAGCGCTAGGGATACTTCCAGACTGTTTCTCTCTTTGGTCAGATCTTTTATTTCGGCCCTCAGGGCATGGATAGCCTGGACAGGGTCATTCAATTGTAGTTCTAGTTCGGCAACCTTGTCCTGCAACATCTTATTTTGATGGTTAACAGCATGGAAGGATTGGTTTATTGTCAAAGACTCTGCACAGGCCTGGGACATAGGAAGAACATTTGATAAAAATGAGGAAGATAATAGTTGCAATAAGCAATTACGGAAGCTGACCTTGATATATAGCTCAGAGAATCTCTTCATCTGGGCAGGGGGCGGTAAGATTTCCATCTGATGCATACTTTCTCCCCATAAGGTGGCCAAACGACCTTTCATTATCAAGAAGCTGGTGGAAACATCGTTTCGTGAATGCAGCCCAACCTCAGAAGGAGCAGTGGTACGATAAAATTGAGGGGCAGGTGGGGGAGGTTGCGAAGGCCCTACGGCGGTTCCAGAAGGTCCAGCGGCCGACATAGAAGGAGCCGAAGGAGGCATGGTAGGGGGCTCTAGCGATGAGGTAACTGGGGGAGGACGACGCGATGGGCCGGCCTCGGTACTCTGAGGCTGCCGTGAGGTAGAAGGTTGAGCTGGCAAAGAAGGTTGAGTTAGGGGAGGCTCAACCAGAACTGTGGAGGGATCAGGAGGAACATTTGCCTGGCTCGGGATAGGAGCCTGGGCTGCTATAGGAGGCGAAGGAGGAGAGGTGGTTGCAACCGGAGGTGAAGGAGAAAGGATGTCAGAAGGGCCTGAGTCTGGCATCGAAGGAGGGGCTCGGTGGCGAAGTCTTTGAGTTAACGGCAGATCATCTGAGTCAGACTCTTCCGATGGTAGCCGAACCCTACgccgagagggagaggaggcATCGCGATTCAAGCGGTCATTCATCGAGCGTGCTTGACAAGCCGCTTGAGAAGCCTCTCTAAAAGCAGAGCTGGCGTAGGGAACGTTGCCTGATCTTCAACCAAAGCCCAGACCAGGGATATAAGTAGCTCGGGGAGGATTAATCGATTGAAGAGGAGCCGGGGAAATGGGTCGGGCTGTGCGTGAGGCCTGGGGGGCGAACAGGAGTGGCCGGCCAGGGTGGACGCGCAGTCCGGGGGCGAGTAGCGTGAGTCAAGGGGGCAGGTCGGATATTAGAAGACCCTCTGCGAGCAGGTCGGGGTCGAGGATTGGCCGGAGAAGCCCCATCGACTGAGGTCGAAGATGAATAGGGGAGCGATCTTCTTTGTAAAATAACTCGACCACGCCTCATGATTTCCATGTCACTCAGAGGAAGAGGCTGAACCTCTGAGGCACGGGTTAAGACTTCAGCTGCACAGGATAAAGTGGGGAGTCAGACGCAATAGGAAAAACAAAATGCTTCTAAAATggtagcagagctaaaagagaaGCTTACCCAGGGATTGAGGAGTATCTGGAGTAAGATAGCTCAGGTGGAAGTAGGAAAGTAACTCCTCGGACAATAGGCGAGTTAAGTTCAATTGCCAGCCCGCTAAGCGAGATGAAGCCTCTATATAGGAGGTGTCAAGATGAAAATCCTCCAGTGGCGGGCTCGGGGGAAGTGAATATTGCCATCGTAGAGGCCACTCCACCTCCTGGGGAAATCGGATGAAAAAGAATTTGTTTCTCTAGCTCGGTTCAGAAGGCGGCAGAGGCAAGAAAAAAGCAGTCTGAAGACGAGGCTGGAAGCGGAAGgtgccttcttcttgttgccaGAGGGTGAAAAATTAATGGAACAAGTGGGCGGACCAGGACAACTCGCAAACGTCGCAAAGTACCACGAAGCCGCAGAGGAGCCTTATAGAATTCGGCGTTAATTGTCCTAGAGGAATCTTGAAATGGTGGTACACATCCGAAAAGAAGGGATGGAGAGGAAGACGAAGACCGACCACAAATTGCTCTTTAAAGAAAGTGCAATATCCATGGGGAGGATAAAAAATTAGTGTATTCTTGTGGGAATGATCACATGAGCATTATCCTCGACTCCGTAGGTATAGCGCAGGTCATCCCAATCTAGTTCATCGAAAGTGGATGAGCCAGGGTAATACACCGCTGccaaagaaggaagaaaagagggggagGCCATGATAAAAGAAACAGAAGGAGAAGGGATTGAGCGGGAAGCTATCAACGCAAAAGCAGAGATTCGGGAGTGATACTCGATTCCAGCAGAAGGGAGAAGAAGACGTGCGAAGTCGGGAGGCAAAGCTTGAGGAGATTATTTATAGCCGCTAAGCAAAGGGgcattttcgtcaaacatcatccATCGGAGCAAAATAATTGACGGGAACAAAGAGAACCGACAGATCTTCCTTGAAAGTAATGCCTAAGGGTATATTTGGAAAAGTACCGGCGCGAAGTACGAGGAGATGGATCTCGGGAAAAGACAAGTTATGGAAAAGTGCCTGACCTGGATTACGAGGAAAAGAACAGGCTGGGCGATATAGCTGAGCCATGGCGGGCAGCAAAGAAATGCAAGCTAAGCAGGTCGGGATATCATCACATACCAGGTCGCTGTGTCTAAGATGAGTGGTCAGCAGAGAAAGGCGAGGAAAGCAGGTCAGGGCAAAAGAAGGATTCCCAACCGGGGTTAAATAAGACTTAAACTAGATGGCCAAATTACACATTCACAAGGCCATGGGTCGTTTCGGTCGGGAAATATACAAGACTACAAATAAGAGGGCAAACCTACTATCAGATGGTTAATATACTAAGAGAAAATCGAGAGCCAGTGGTCAAGTGGTATCATGAGAAGGTTAAACACGCTAAAGTGAAGATAAATCAGCAAATAAGTTGAACGAGAGTTGGTCAGCTACATTTTTACATTAAAAGTGCAGTACATAATGCCATCTTAAGGATTATTGCCAGTAGGGTCAACAGGAGGCTTAGGAGGGCAAGGCGCCGCGTCAGTAGGAGGCTCAGGAAGAAGGAATAAGTCGTCATCGTCTTTGAAGGAGGAAAGTAACCCATCCGGAATCTCTCTCATCAGGCGAGCGGTATCTAAGAAATCTTCTAAGGGGCAGCGCACAACAGATCCTGTTCAAACATTTGTCGAGCCCCGCCAGCCGCACCGCAACAAAGCATCAAATTCATCAAACCCCCTATC from Zingiber officinale cultivar Zhangliang chromosome 6B, Zo_v1.1, whole genome shotgun sequence carries:
- the LOC121990996 gene encoding formin-like, with translation MNDRLNRDASSPSRRRVRLPSEESDSDDLPLTQRLRHRAPPSMPDSGPSDILSPSPPVATTSPPSPPIAAQAPIPSQANVPPDPSTVLVEPPLTQPSLPAQPSTSRQPQSTEAGPSRRPPPVTSSLEPPTMPPSAPSMSAAGPSGTAVGPSQPPPPAPQFYRTTAPSEVGLHSRNDVSTSFLIMKGRLATLWGESMHQMEILPPPAQMKRFSELYIKVSFRNCLLQLLSSSFLSNVLPMSQACAESLTINQSFHAVNHQNKMLQDKVAELELQLNDPVQAIHALRAEIKDLTKERNSLEVSLALAHHELKGLKEEKSQVDIVHQQSMDQQALEHQRAIDQLTQKLRAAETLAQEHEKKLKFQAAQLTSQAAELLDARNELAQTRATADGASTSLALYKEGENDRCQQSRALYLRSPEFCTQAGQRFSTSVIYGAAGALRQLYEQDYLKSAPPPEFLDHDRILKEIPDEIFAPFK